From Myotis daubentonii chromosome 15, mMyoDau2.1, whole genome shotgun sequence, one genomic window encodes:
- the POLR2I gene encoding DNA-directed RNA polymerase II subunit RPB9 isoform X1: MEPDGTYEPGFVGIRFCQECNNMLYPKEDKENRILLYAVILDTPHYPNLETPSPGPPLRGSPCPPFQWPLPAPRALPQCRNCDYQQEADNSCIYVNKITHEVDELTQIIADVSQDPTLPRTEDHPCQKCGHKEAVFFQSHSARAEDAMRLYYVCTAPHCGHRWTE; this comes from the exons ATGGAACCGGACGGGACCTACGAACCGGGTTTCGTGGGTATTCGATTCTGCCAGGAATG TAACAACATGCTTTACCCCAAGGAGGACAAGGAGAACCGCATTTTGCTCTACGCG GTGATTCTCGATACCCCCCATTATCCCAACCTTGAGACTCCATCCCCTGGTCCTCCTCTCCGGGgaagcccctgccctccctttcagtgGCCTCTTCCTGCCCCACGCGCCCTCCCGCAGTGCCGGAACTGTGACTACCAGCAGGAAGCCGACAACAGCTGCATCTACGTCAACAAAATCACGCACGAAGTGGA CGAACTGACCCAGATCATCGCCGACGTGTCCCAGGACCCCACGTTGCCGCGAACCGAGGACCACCCGTGCCAAAA GTGCGGCCACAAGGAGGCGGTATTCTTCCAGTCGCACAGTGCCCGTGCGGAG GACGCCATGCGCTTGTACTATGTGTGCACCGCCCCTCACTGCGGCCACCGCTGGACGGAGTGA
- the POLR2I gene encoding DNA-directed RNA polymerase II subunit RPB9 isoform X2, with protein sequence MEPDGTYEPGFVGIRFCQECNNMLYPKEDKENRILLYACRNCDYQQEADNSCIYVNKITHEVDELTQIIADVSQDPTLPRTEDHPCQKCGHKEAVFFQSHSARAEDAMRLYYVCTAPHCGHRWTE encoded by the exons ATGGAACCGGACGGGACCTACGAACCGGGTTTCGTGGGTATTCGATTCTGCCAGGAATG TAACAACATGCTTTACCCCAAGGAGGACAAGGAGAACCGCATTTTGCTCTACGCG TGCCGGAACTGTGACTACCAGCAGGAAGCCGACAACAGCTGCATCTACGTCAACAAAATCACGCACGAAGTGGA CGAACTGACCCAGATCATCGCCGACGTGTCCCAGGACCCCACGTTGCCGCGAACCGAGGACCACCCGTGCCAAAA GTGCGGCCACAAGGAGGCGGTATTCTTCCAGTCGCACAGTGCCCGTGCGGAG GACGCCATGCGCTTGTACTATGTGTGCACCGCCCCTCACTGCGGCCACCGCTGGACGGAGTGA
- the OVOL3 gene encoding LOW QUALITY PROTEIN: putative transcription factor ovo-like protein 3 (The sequence of the model RefSeq protein was modified relative to this genomic sequence to represent the inferred CDS: inserted 2 bases in 2 codons; deleted 2 bases in 1 codon; substituted 3 bases at 3 genomic stop codons): MPHVFLVRSRRLQTPNWDYLTDQLWGDAYVPDCSSLKGPPAHQSSNLGESWAAGGQPLGISVLWGRIPANKWIVICCGKGFHNTFDXHMRLHTRIHPFHCRVCGKAFTXHXXLETHLAKVHGGSQPATLTAYRELREKLHVCTICGFTSSRPXTFAQHWALHRAA, from the exons ATGCCCCATGTCTTCCTGGTCAGGAGTAGGCGTCTGCAAACACCTAATTGGGACTACCTGACTGACCAACTCTGGGGAGATGCCTATGTCCCAG ACTGCAGCAGCCTGAAGGGGCCACCAGCACACCAATCTTCCAACCTTGGGGAGTCTTGGGCAGCA GGTGGGCAGCCCTTAGGGATCTCTGTCCTGTGGGGCAGAATTCCAGCCAACAAGTGGATAGTGATTTGTTGTGGTAAGGGCTTTCACAACACCTTTG CTCACATGAGGCTTCACACCA GGATCCATCCATTCCACTGCAGAGTTTGTGGGAAAGCATTTACATAGCACTGATAGCTTGAAACGCATCTTGCCAAGGTGCACGGCGGGTCA CAGCCAGCTACGCTTACTGCTTACCGTGAGCTCCGTGAGAAGTTACATGTGTGCACGATCTGTGGCTTCACCAGTTCGAGGC ACACTTTCGCGCAGCACTGGGCCCTGCACCGCGCTGCTTGA